A genome region from Colwellia sp. Arc7-D includes the following:
- a CDS encoding Fis family transcriptional regulator, with protein sequence MRKSDKKLDNQIVKALTQVCHSALEDIDGFEWLTHTVNFDNFPESLKVVCVFDRNAKLAHYLKSSNKDSLAIMITKSLVDIGVELKNAQNQIELDSEENCTLYHGGNWRKRLA encoded by the coding sequence ATGCGTAAATCAGATAAAAAATTAGATAATCAGATTGTTAAAGCACTCACTCAAGTTTGTCATTCAGCGCTAGAAGATATTGATGGCTTTGAATGGTTAACCCATACCGTTAATTTTGATAACTTTCCTGAAAGCTTAAAAGTTGTTTGTGTTTTTGATCGTAACGCCAAGCTAGCGCATTATTTAAAATCAAGTAATAAGGATAGCTTAGCGATAATGATTACTAAAAGTCTGGTTGATATTGGTGTTGAGTTAAAAAATGCACAAAATCAAATAGAGCTAGACAGCGAGGAGAATTGCACCTTGTATCATGGTGGAAATTGGCGCAAAAGACTTGCCTAG
- a CDS encoding LysE/ArgO family amino acid transporter has product MFSPLLQGLFLGSSMIIPLGAQNSHVLNHGINRNHHFLAASVCMLCDVILIALGVFGGAKLIATSPNLVIAISWGGILFLCGYAAMSFRQAWLNNYHKLQNKAVKANNKPWLVIASTLAVTLLNPHVYLDTVLILGSVGGKFEGNEKVAFALGTMLASILWFYSLAGAAAKMSPWLNQAKIKRMIDIVVGLIMCAIAWSLFKSL; this is encoded by the coding sequence ATGTTTTCCCCACTTCTTCAAGGCCTGTTTTTAGGAAGTAGTATGATTATTCCGCTTGGTGCGCAAAATTCTCATGTACTTAATCATGGTATCAACAGAAATCATCACTTTTTAGCGGCCTCAGTGTGTATGCTATGTGATGTAATACTTATTGCACTGGGTGTGTTTGGTGGTGCTAAGCTTATTGCTACTTCACCAAACTTAGTAATAGCTATTTCTTGGGGAGGGATATTGTTTTTATGTGGATATGCCGCAATGTCTTTTCGCCAAGCTTGGCTTAATAACTATCATAAATTGCAAAACAAAGCGGTAAAAGCAAATAATAAACCTTGGCTAGTTATTGCTTCTACATTAGCTGTAACACTATTAAACCCACATGTTTATCTAGATACTGTATTAATATTGGGTAGTGTAGGAGGAAAATTCGAGGGTAATGAAAAAGTCGCTTTTGCTTTAGGTACTATGTTGGCATCTATACTTTGGTTTTATAGTTTAGCGGGAGCCGCAGCTAAAATGTCACCTTGGTTGAATCAAGCTAAGATTAAAAGAATGATAGACATAGTCGTTGGGCTAATTATGTGCGCAATAGCGTGGTCATTATTTAAGAGCTTATAG